CACGATCCCAAGTGGAGTTTGGAACGTAGGGAATCGTCTGGTTTCTTAGTATGGCGCAAAGAGTCCCCCAGTTCCAGAATACGTTTCCGTTTGGATGTTGAGGTTTTGGAATTTGAAAAACATCCACACGAAGATTACGATGATTATCATCACGATAACGGCCTGACAATCGGCAATATATCTTCAACTGTAATGCTGTGTGCCTCCTGTA
The nucleotide sequence above comes from Calliphora vicina chromosome 1, idCalVici1.1, whole genome shotgun sequence. Encoded proteins:
- the LOC135963267 gene encoding uncharacterized protein LOC135963267 codes for the protein MDMAGGIHDPKWSLERRESSGFLVWRKESPSSRIRFRLDVEVLEFEKHPHEDYDDYHHDNGLTIGNISSTVMLCASCIAAVAVSVFLPWYLMEKAANF